In the genome of Fervidobacterium gondwanense DSM 13020, one region contains:
- a CDS encoding YjgP/YjgQ family permease has protein sequence MKTLTKYVLKQSLKPFFMGLGGFIVFVSVEWLYQISDYIIRNRVDISKLFLFVLYNLPYFTVLGIPVGVLFAIFWVISEMYTNREITAILVHGISSKRLVTPFVILSIILGFFAWLMNDYVVPNANYKSSQVLNQYILQSPETVVKTNMLVELEKDVYFYVKEYNKQAGELSDVVLFRNEEGNEQILTSKKVIKKSDGWYLLDGNMYIVELESGFLKLDMQFKEMKLDVAGEIEQMLRAYKTTRDKTSKELREQLETYKKLGINTASLVVELHQRYANALGSLVIVLIGLPLSLLFGFTSRSWSVILTFLIVVLYQGSGAWLSGMGKEGLLDPVLATWLPNIFFSIVGFFMYILMDTPFAYKVREILNRLFIILAIMTVFGMVLGSTGFAGDVKIKAQSFTISESHAFIEGKIVIEWDRYRIECDEATATLLDGKVKSILAAGNINFFDGDRKYVAKYLNYEFETERGIILNARTVYNYDYKGKKVPIYLSGTSIELQEATESKNEVIIEDPQLTTCNLEEPHYVILSDEVYVLENKYIIAKNSFLIVLGVPIFPYPVFLTKLEGTAPYSFSVVFGNTLAVTQTFSFSANNWNNTLSLTTDSITFTAENSKNKSEKITYDSKNDRFEFSIMPITYRYSKGSVYYKLDGIVFLEGNFINASNYYHKLGLNLQSQNVYFKPYLMYDGKTTDSIIYLNGGVKSLDLSILNDNKFLLNLDSVVRLQTDGYLTSLDKPWSNYYQTRYSLNVNNNLIRYSLNLGGDIRNNGENRTLNYTYQLPWNSRIDQLSIDFLYKFNIKWVSNITTSKNESFGLSDNYTLSSSYNVGPFRVTGSWEQTYAFLDEPTSTNRNLVRLSTSINSKNISTSLIRSFDFVTGKQLPDNYTINYSQDFGPMNINGSITGTYDNVNKKLGNENISISTTFKDFQTSYTLQYTITPGKPVSNFVHNFKYSNLTTTLYQENDFVKRAIVSGSFALLDYSAKLSANYSVQSRESQPNYSFTLSLEKKDEKYILSYNTDNTKKYVFETQLKTLDPNISLKLRYNPEENKIESGNVVLDKSLHCWRLSFGIDFSYKSTSSVFDYVDKVTFKFYLTDIPDIFFFLNPKEGQFQFSGK, from the coding sequence TTGAAAACTCTAACAAAATACGTACTCAAACAGTCTTTAAAACCGTTCTTTATGGGGCTCGGCGGTTTCATAGTATTCGTTAGTGTTGAGTGGTTGTACCAGATTTCAGACTACATAATTAGAAACAGAGTTGATATATCAAAATTGTTCCTTTTTGTGTTGTATAATCTTCCTTATTTCACGGTCCTTGGCATTCCAGTTGGGGTTTTGTTTGCTATATTCTGGGTCATCAGTGAAATGTATACCAATAGAGAGATAACAGCAATCCTTGTACACGGCATATCGTCAAAACGTTTAGTAACACCGTTCGTTATTTTATCCATTATACTCGGCTTTTTTGCATGGTTAATGAACGATTACGTTGTTCCCAACGCAAATTATAAATCCTCGCAAGTTTTGAATCAGTACATATTGCAGTCACCGGAAACAGTGGTCAAGACAAACATGTTAGTTGAGTTAGAAAAAGATGTTTATTTCTATGTGAAAGAGTACAACAAACAAGCAGGTGAATTGTCCGACGTCGTGCTTTTTAGGAACGAAGAAGGTAACGAGCAGATTTTGACGTCTAAGAAGGTTATTAAGAAAAGTGATGGATGGTATCTTTTGGATGGAAATATGTACATAGTCGAACTCGAATCTGGTTTTCTCAAATTGGATATGCAGTTCAAGGAAATGAAACTTGACGTGGCTGGCGAGATAGAACAGATGCTAAGAGCTTATAAAACCACGCGCGATAAGACTTCTAAAGAACTTCGTGAGCAACTTGAGACATATAAGAAACTCGGTATTAATACTGCAAGCTTAGTTGTTGAACTTCACCAAAGGTACGCAAATGCTCTTGGATCTTTGGTGATCGTGCTGATAGGCTTACCTCTTTCTCTGCTTTTTGGGTTCACCAGCAGGTCTTGGAGTGTAATATTAACATTCTTGATAGTTGTTCTTTATCAGGGTTCTGGGGCATGGTTATCTGGAATGGGTAAGGAGGGGCTTCTTGATCCAGTTTTAGCGACCTGGCTGCCAAATATATTCTTCTCGATCGTCGGCTTTTTCATGTACATTCTGATGGATACGCCGTTTGCTTATAAGGTACGCGAGATTTTAAACAGGCTCTTCATCATCTTAGCTATCATGACTGTTTTTGGAATGGTTCTCGGTTCAACAGGCTTTGCTGGAGATGTCAAGATAAAAGCTCAATCATTTACCATATCTGAGAGTCACGCGTTTATTGAAGGAAAGATAGTTATTGAATGGGATAGATACAGAATTGAATGCGATGAGGCAACGGCAACACTTTTGGATGGAAAAGTAAAGTCGATACTCGCTGCAGGAAATATAAATTTTTTCGATGGTGATAGAAAGTACGTGGCAAAGTATCTCAATTATGAGTTTGAAACTGAAAGAGGAATAATCTTAAATGCCAGGACTGTCTACAATTACGATTATAAGGGTAAAAAAGTACCTATTTACCTTTCGGGCACATCGATTGAATTGCAGGAAGCAACGGAAAGCAAGAACGAAGTTATAATTGAAGATCCTCAACTTACAACGTGCAACTTAGAGGAACCACATTACGTGATATTATCTGACGAAGTGTACGTGCTTGAAAATAAGTACATCATTGCTAAAAATTCCTTTCTAATAGTTCTCGGTGTTCCCATTTTTCCTTACCCTGTTTTCTTAACCAAACTCGAAGGTACCGCACCATATTCATTTTCTGTAGTCTTTGGAAACACACTTGCCGTAACACAGACTTTTTCGTTCTCAGCAAATAATTGGAACAACACTTTATCTCTAACAACAGATTCAATAACCTTTACGGCAGAGAACTCAAAGAACAAGAGTGAGAAAATTACTTATGATTCAAAGAACGACAGGTTTGAATTTTCCATAATGCCTATAACATATAGATATTCTAAGGGTTCCGTGTACTACAAGCTCGATGGGATTGTTTTTTTAGAAGGCAATTTTATCAATGCATCGAATTATTATCATAAACTTGGGCTCAATTTGCAGTCTCAGAATGTATACTTCAAACCATACTTAATGTACGATGGGAAAACGACAGATTCCATAATATACCTAAATGGCGGAGTTAAGAGCTTGGATCTGAGCATACTTAACGACAACAAATTCTTGCTAAACTTAGACAGTGTTGTTCGTTTACAAACAGACGGTTATCTGACATCACTTGATAAGCCCTGGTCTAATTATTATCAGACAAGATACAGCCTTAATGTCAATAACAATCTCATTAGATATAGCCTGAACCTTGGCGGTGACATAAGGAACAATGGAGAAAACAGAACACTTAATTATACTTATCAACTTCCTTGGAATTCGAGAATTGATCAGCTATCGATAGATTTTCTATACAAATTTAACATTAAGTGGGTTTCTAACATAACTACATCGAAGAACGAGTCTTTTGGGCTTTCTGATAATTATACTTTGAGCTCGAGTTATAACGTTGGTCCGTTTAGAGTGACGGGTTCTTGGGAGCAAACCTATGCTTTTCTTGATGAGCCTACGAGTACTAACAGAAATCTTGTGAGACTTAGTACTTCTATCAATTCAAAAAACATTAGTACTTCTTTAATAAGAAGCTTTGATTTTGTAACTGGTAAACAGCTTCCGGACAATTACACTATTAACTATTCTCAAGATTTTGGTCCAATGAATATCAATGGTTCGATTACCGGAACTTACGATAACGTTAATAAGAAACTCGGGAATGAGAATATCTCAATTAGTACTACATTCAAAGATTTTCAAACAAGTTACACACTCCAGTACACTATAACCCCCGGAAAACCTGTTTCCAACTTTGTGCACAATTTTAAATACTCTAATCTCACCACCACCTTGTACCAAGAGAACGATTTCGTAAAGAGAGCGATTGTATCCGGTTCTTTTGCACTCCTTGACTATTCAGCAAAACTTAGTGCAAACTATTCTGTACAATCCAGAGAGTCTCAACCAAACTACAGTTTTACTTTAAGTCTTGAAAAGAAGGATGAGAAGTATATTCTTTCGTACAACACCGATAACACTAAGAAATATGTCTTCGAGACACAATTAAAAACGCTTGACCCGAACATATCGTTGAAACTAAGATACAATCCTGAAGAAAATAAAATAGAAAGCGGGAACGTCGTTCTGGATAAATCGTTGCACTGCTGGCGGTTAAGCTTTGGCATTGACTTCTCCTATAAGAGCACAAGTTCTGTCTTTGATTATGTAGACAAAGTAACGTTCAAGTTCTACCTTACCGATATACCTGACATTTTCTTCTTTTTGAATCCTAAGGAAGGGCAGTTCCAATTTAGCGGGAAGTGA